In Phalacrocorax aristotelis chromosome 6, bGulAri2.1, whole genome shotgun sequence, one DNA window encodes the following:
- the CPT2 gene encoding carnitine O-palmitoyltransferase 2, mitochondrial: protein MAARQLLLRRGYSSVGAGDYLHRSIVPTMHYQKSLPRLPVPKLEDTIRRYLNAQKPLLTDDQFRKTEELAHQFEKGIGRELHEQLVAQDNQNKHTSYITGPWFDMYLKAREPVVLNFNPFMSFNPDPKSEYNNQLIRATNITVSALRFMKTFRAGYLEPEVFHLNPEKSDTEIFKKIIRFVPSSLSWFGAYMVNAYPLDMSQYFRLFNSTRLPKLNRDELYTDENAKHLLVLRNGNFYVFDVIDRDGNMLKPSEIQAHLKYILSDNSSSPAFPLGYLSTENRDTWALLRKNLLDSGNEEALQKVDSAVFCLSLDDFPIKDFVHLSHTMLHGDGANRWYDKSFNLIITKDGTAGLNFEHSWGDGVAVLRFQNEVFKDSTNAPAVSPQSQPASVDSSRAVRKLDFKLNDALKAGITKAKQKFDASVEALSLNLIQFHEGGKDLLKQKKVSPDAVVQLAFQMAFLRQYNQTVATYESCSTAAFKHGRTETIRPASIHTKKCSEAFVRELSKHSTEELQKLIVECSKYHGRLTKEAAMGQGFDRHLFGLRYLALSKGIALPDFYQDQAYARLNHNIISTSTLLSPAVQLGGFGPVVSDGFGVGYQVNDDWIGCNVSSYPARNGKEYLQCIYKSLEDIFNVLKGKKISS, encoded by the exons ATGGCGGCGCGGCAGTTGCTGCTGCGGCGGGGCTACAGTAGCGTGGGCGCTGGCGACTACCTGCACCGCAGCATCGTGCCCACCATGCACTACCAGAAAAGCCTGCCCAG ACTGCCAGTTCCCAAACTAGAAGATACAATCAGGAGATATCTGAATGCCCAGAAACCACTTTTAACTGATGACCAATTCAG GAAAACTGAAGAACTTGCTCATCAGTTTGAAAAGGGAATTGGAAGAGAGCTGCATGAGCAACTGGTTGCTCAAGACAATCAGAACAAGCATACTAGTTATATCACAG GTCCCTGGTTTGACATGTACCTAAAAGCACGTGAACCTgttgttttgaattttaatcCATTTATGTCTTTTAATCCTGATCCGAAATCTGAATATAACAATCAGCTCATACGAGCTACGAACATCACTGTTTCTGCTTTACGTTTTATGAAGACCTTCAGGGCTGGTTATCTTGAACCAGAGGTTTTTCACCTCAATCCGGAAAAAAGTGACACTGAGATCTTCAAAAAAATTATCCGATTTGTGCCTTCTTCACTTTCTTGGTTTGGTGCCTACATGGTCAATGCATACCCCCTAGATATGTCTCAATACTTCAGGCTTTTCAATTCTACACGGCTGCCTAAACTCAACAGAGATGAGCTTTACAcagatgaaaatgcaaaacatttattGGTACTGAGAAATGGgaatttttatgtatttgatgTTATTGATAGAGATGGAAATATGCTGAAGCCTTCAGAAATACAAGCACACTTGAAATACATCCTTAGTGACAACAGTTCATCCCCAGCCTTCCCTCTTGGCTACCTCTCCACTGAAAACCGAGATACATGGGCCTTGCTGAGAAAGAATCTACTGGATAGTGGCAATGAAGAAGCTCTTCAGAAAGTAGACTCTGCGGTGTTTTGTTTAAGTTTAGATGATTTTCCCATTAAAGACTTTGTGCACTTGTCCCACACTATGTTGCATGGAGATGGTGCTAACCGCTGGTATGACAAATCCTTTAATCTTATCATAACTAAGGATGGCACTGCAGGACTTAATTTTGAACATTCGTGGGGAGATGGTGTGGCTGTGCTTAGGTTCCAGAATGAGGTTTTTAAAGATAGCACCAACGCACCAGCTGTCAGCCCCCAGTCCCAGCCTGCTTCAGTAGACTCTTCTAGAGCAGTACGGAAACTTGACTTTAAGCTGAACGATGCCTTAAAAGCAGGAATCACCAAAGCCAAACAGAAATTTGATGCCAGTGTAGAAGCATTGTCTCTTAATCTGATTCAGTTCCATGAAGGGGGCAAGGACCTTCTGAAGCAGAAGAAGGTAAGTCCAGATGCTGTGGTTCAGCTTGCCTTCCAGATGGCTTTCCTTCGACAATACAATCAGACTGTTGCTACATATGAGTCTTGTAGTACTGCAGCTTTCAAACATGGTCGTACAGAAACAATACGTCCTGCCTCTATCCATACAAAGAAATGTTCGGAAGCTTTTGTCAGGGAACTGTCCAAACATAGCACGGAAGAGCTTCAGAAGTTGATAGTGGAGTGCTCAAAATACCATGGCCGTTTGACAAAAGAAGCTGCTATGG gtCAGGGATTTGACCGACATCTCTTTGGCTTGCGCTATTTAGCCTTATCCAAAGGTATTGCACTACCTGATTTCTATCAAGACCAAGCCTACGCTCGGCTTAATCACAACATCATTTCTACAAGCACATTGTTGAGCCCAGCTGTGCAATTAGGAGGGTTTGGCCCAGTGGTGTCTGATGGCTTTGGAGTAGGATATCAGGTAAATGATGATTGGATAGGTTGTAATGTTTCCTCTTACCCAGCTAGAAATGGTAAAGAATACCTTCAGTGTATATACAAGTCACTAGAAGATatctttaatgttttaaagGGCAAGAAAATCAGTAGTTAG